One genomic region from Panthera tigris isolate Pti1 chromosome D1, P.tigris_Pti1_mat1.1, whole genome shotgun sequence encodes:
- the POLR2G gene encoding DNA-directed RNA polymerase II subunit RPB7 produces MFYHISLEHEILLHPRYFGPNLLNTVKQKLFTEVEGTCTGKYGFVIAVTTIDNIGAGVIQPGRGFVLYPVKYKAIVFRPFKGEVVDAVVTQVNKVGLFTEIGPMSCFISRHSIPSEMEFDPNSNPPCYKTMDEDIVIQQDDEIRLKIVGTRVDKNDIFAIGSLMDDYLGLVS; encoded by the exons ATGTTCTACCAC ATCTCCCTGGAGCACGAGATCCTGTTGCACCCGCGCTACTTCGGCCCCAACCTGCTCAACACGGTAAAGCAGAAGCTCTTCACCGAGGTGGAGGGGACCTGCACCGGCAA GTATGGCTTTGTGATTGCTGTCACCACCATTGACAATATTGGTGCTGGTGTGATCCAGCCAGGCCGAGGCTTTGTCCTTTATCCAGTTAAGTACAAGGCCATTGTGTTCCGGCCCTTTAAAGGGGAGGTCGTGGATGCTGTTGTCACTCAAGTCAACAAG GTTGGACTCTTCACAGAAATTGGACCTATGTCCTGCTTCATCTCTCGGCAT TCCATCCCATCAGAGATGGAGTTTGATCCTAACTCCAACCCGCCATGTTACAAGACGATGGAtgag GACATTGTGATTCAGCAGGATGATGAGATCCGCTTGAAGATCGTGGGGACCCGAGTGGACAAGAATGACATT TTTGCTATCGGCTCCCTGATGGACGATTACTTGG GGCTTGTGAGCTGA